The Nicotiana tomentosiformis chromosome 2, ASM39032v3, whole genome shotgun sequence genome includes the window CTGTTAATTCACTAGAAAATGAGTCCTTAAAAGGCATTGGAATTGCAGCATGAGGCGTGCACCTTATCTTGCCTCTCTTGCACTTTTGGATTTTACCCGTTGACTTCGCCCCTTCCACCGCTGCTTCCCATCACCCCTGTGTTCCACCCGATCCTAGTCCCAAACCACCGCCCAAACTTCAAACCCACAACTACTTGATGAACCACACATGCAATAAAGTTGCACCAATCCCATAACAAGTATGTGAGGTATCACTAACAATCCCCTCATTACAACCCCTTCAGACGTCATTATAGTTCCGTGATATTATAATCCGACTTTATCCTATTTCCAATTCCTAGCCCATAGAAATTCGTCAACTAAAATTGACTTCCTACATATGTTCACTTTGATTTGCAATCAACAGGTATTAACTGATTAGTTTTTCAACTTCACCTATGAATTCTTCAGTTGCATCTTAATTGATATTTTGGAATTTCTCAAAAAATCTGATAAGTATTTCTTTTATCGAACAAGTATTCATAAAAGCTTCTCAATGGCAGAGTATGACAAATTCCAAGACCGTACTGGTGAATCTAAGAGAAGCGCTATAGCAACAGACCACGAATTTAACGATGGGAGATTTATTTACCTGAGGAAACAGAAAAATCTTCTTTCCAGACTGAGCAATGAGAATGTTGAAAGGGATGTACTTGTTCTGAAGGGAGACGCAGGAATTGACAACAGCATCAGACAAATCACGCACTGTACTTCCATTTCCACCCTCAAAAGCAAAACCTCGTACAGGGTAATTTAATAACTTGGAAACAATCACTCCAGTGTCACCCAGCCCCTTCCTTATCAGTATCTTCCGCATTGGTGCTTTCTCAACTGGAAATGGCACTGACAAGTAATAGGCCTGTCATGAACGGCAATAAGAGAACATCATATAGAGAGTTAGGTCATGCTAAACAAATAATTGGGAATTTGGTTAACCTATTACCTGGAAGTGGAGGTGGTTTATGGTGGCGAAGGCGCCCAAACTGTTATAACCTACCCTAAAGAAGGGATCTGCCAGTTCTCTGGCGAAATGGAGAGCAGCCGTGAAACTATCACGATCGATTCTCTGAGGTAAGTAATCAAGAACTCGAGGTATCAAAAGCACATGGCCATACTCGATTGGGCTCACCTGAAAAACAAGATTTCATAAGCCAAAATGCATCTGATCATAACTATCAGAAAAGCACCAAAGTTACAGTTTCCTTACATTGATAGCAACAATACTAGGTGAAATACCAGCATCAACTCCCACGCCCGAAAAGTAATGGGCCTTGTAGTCAGTAGTTGGCTCAAACCTGAAAAGCACTTCGTCCTGGCCCACTTTGGTAAAATTGAATTTGTTCTCGTCAAAGGGCTGAAGAACCTGATCGATGCGAAACTCTGTTGGGCGCTTCTTTAGGTGGCGCCCCTCATTCAGCTGTGCAATAAAACCACATCTCCCAGGAATGACTTTCGTCTCACAGGTTGTAACATCATATCGAAACAGTCCCTGGCTCATCCGCTCTTCCCATAGGCCTAACAGCAAATCGTTCAAAAAGGATATCTGACAATCCTCCCCAGGCAAGGTATCAATATCATTTTCAATTGGCTCATTGTCATCATTCTTGAATGCATATAGAGGAAGCCTGGAAGCTGAAATCAAGAAAGAGATTAATCAACATACATAACACTGCAAGCGATTACAATTAAAACGCATTTTTAACACTTTTAACATACCAAAATGTATCCTCTAGGGAACAAGATCCAAATAATTTATTACTAATAAATAAAATCATCACAGGCACTGAGTTCACTTTTGCCTTCCTAAGAAAACACAAGATATTTGCTTAAGTCTGCATTAAGGAATTTGCAAAGTGGATACTTTTGCCTCATactttcaagtttcaactaaGATACACACGAGGTTATATCAGCAGTAAGCAACACTAAAGCCACAAATGGTGGACTACAACTTCACCATTTTAAAAGCTAAATTTAGCAGAATAGCAAAAACACTAACATTTTCCTTAGATTGTCTGCTCAATTCTAACTTAAAACTACCATCTTTTGTATACCAAcataaaaatattaaacaaaaagCAGGCCTTAAACCAAACATTGAGGAAAAAGGCCTCCAACTTCTGTTGCCCAAAATTTAGACGAGCTGAGCACCAAGAAATTGATAATCACAACAACTTATTAAGATGGAGAAATTTAAGAATAGAAGACAAACCAGGCAAGCAGCATTTTCCAAGGCAATTGCGGCCACAACCCACTACGTTGTTGCTTTCAGGAACATCCTCTTGGTAATTGGAAACTAGGGTCGGCACCCTTTTAATAGTCAGCATCCCCTCCTATTATTCTTGGATGGATgatcaaaaatataaatattttctcgtATGCTATTCGTAATACACACCAATATCTAAGTCCGTATGTGCGCTTTACAAATACGAAAAGTTAGGAGAGCGGAAGAAGGGGACCGCCGCCGGCGAGGAAGAGGAGATCGGAGGGGCAACCGCCTTCAGAAGGAGAGGCACCCCTACCGCCGTGAGGGGAAGGGATCCGGTGCTTGTCGTCCACCAGAAGACTTGGATTGTCAACGGTCAACACTTTCCGGCGATGATCAATTGTGAGAATAAAAGCGAAAGATCCGAGAAGAGCCGTGATTAAATTTTGTAAGATCAACGAATGATTAGCGGGGAAAATCCTCCTTCATTGTTTTTTGGGAAGATCAAATTGGAATTATGCaaaaattgaattgaattgaatgATAATAAAAAGATTAAAGGGGGGTGCTCCGGTGCTTTCTCTCCTTCGCCGCTTTTGAGTtatcgtctctctctctctctctctctctggtaTAGTGGTTGGTCGTCAGTTTGAACGTTTGACTTACTTGAATTCATGTTCTTATTAAAATGGCTGCTTTCCCAATTTAATGCAATTTACACTTTGGATCATGGCTAGGGGCCCGATACTATTTTAATGCTGTTggacaaaaaatatacataaataaagagaaaataAGATAGAATCGTGAAGAATTTTGGTGGAATCAAAAACGAATATATGTCTAGATACATTTTTAAGGACatattatataattttttttgtatatatattgtCATTTTTAGGATGAAGAAGATGTTTGAAGAATGGAGGTGAGAATGGAGGTGAAGTATGATGATTTTATTGTACAAGAATAAGGGTGACATAAAAAATTGTAATAATTATGGGGTATCAAACTCTATGAAATTTTGGGAGATGGTGGTGGAAGTGAGGGTGAGGAGAAGTATGTCTATTTTCGAGAACTAGTTCGGATTCATGTCGGAGCGATCGACAACGGAAACCATTCTTCTTTCGAGGAGATTGGTGGAGCAGTATAGGAAAAGGAAGacggacttgcatatggtgtttattCATCTAGAAAAAAGCTTACGATAAAATCGCTAGGGAAGTTCTACggagatgtttggaggttagCGGTGTTCTAGTAGCATACACTAGGGTGATCAAGGGCATGTACGGTAGAGCTAAGACCCGGATGAGGGCTGTAGGAGGAGACTCAGAACGTTTTCGAGTTGTGATAGAGTTGCACCATGGATCAACTCTTAGCCTATTTTTATTTGTCTTAACGATGGATGTGCTAACGCGACACATTTAAGAGGAGGTGCCATGATGTATGTTATTTACAGATTACATAGTACTAATTGATGAGATGCAAGGCGGAGTTAACGTAAGGTTGAAGGTTTGGAGACAGATCCTGGAGCCTAAAGTTTTCAAGTTGAGCAAGAACAAAATAGAATACTTGAAATACAAGTTCAGTGATGGGACTCATAAAGCGGAAGTGGACATGAAGTTTGATTCACAAGTTATCTCCAAGAGAGggagtttcaagtatcttgggtccGAAATCCAAGGTAACGAGGATATTAATGAGGATGTCACACATTGTGTTGGAGTGAGATGAATGAAATAGAGGCTCACATCTagtgttttgtgtgataagaatataCCGCCAAGACTTAAAGACAAGTTTTACATAACGGTAGTTAGACCAACTATGTTGTATGAGGCTGAGTGTTGCTAGTCAAGAACTCCTACATCCAGAAGACGAAAAGTAGTAGAAATAAAGacgttgttgggaataaaccccctacaaaaataatattcacagtaataaaagcagaataatcacgtagcaccgagatacggtaattagcaagaaaaagagtgacaacgacaccaagatttttacgtgaaaaaattctttgaataagggaaaaaaccacggccccgagacgagcaactgatatcactatagcaaagaATTTTACACTTCGTAGGtttgagtaaaatactccaaagaccactacaacactaaaaaaaaaataaccctcttttgatattctcacctcgctacaatatcgctcactctctatttttctcactcactattttcttataccttgtctctgaaacctcactctttctttctctctttgttggtgtgtgaaaatgagagttgaagctctccttttatagtcgaagcctcactctctaaagcctactatatttgatactttgcacatatttttccttctttttcttcaatgttgacaattcaacaaagttggctaccaaaccaaagaaattttccttaggcacatgcctattactttggctATTGAATGAGATGGAACCCATCAATATCCCCCTCCAGTCTTATTCATCTAAAGGAGGTAGCATTGCcttctagtttgagtgcatgcagacaagttctttgcatagctcgaacttgtctcttggtaccaccttggtcaacaTATCAGCAGGATTTTCACCCGTGTGAATTGTTTTGACCTGTAAAGATTCGTTCTCCACCTGCTCACGAATCTAATGATATCTCACATCTATATGCTTTGTTCTTGCATGGTACATAGAGTTCTTGCTCAAGTTTATtacactttgactgtcacaatagacgacatactctttttgatgcaattccagctcttgaagaaaccgcttgagccataccatctccttgccagcttctgTAGCGGTaatgtactctgcttcagttg containing:
- the LOC104119100 gene encoding GDP-L-galactose phosphorylase 2-like isoform X2 codes for the protein MLTIKRVPTLVSNYQEDVPESNNVVGCGRNCLGKCCLPGLWEERMSQGLFRYDVTTCETKVIPGRCGFIAQLNEGRHLKKRPTEFRIDQVLQPFDENKFNFTKVGQDEVLFRFEPTTDYKAHYFSGVGVDAGISPSIVAINVSPIEYGHVLLIPRVLDYLPQRIDRDSFTAALHFARELADPFFRVGYNSLGAFATINHLHFQAYYLSVPFPVEKAPMRKILIRKGLGDTGVIVSKLLNYPVRGFAFEGGNGSTVRDLSDAVVNSCVSLQNKYIPFNILIAQSGKKIFLFPQYYAEKQALGVVDQELLDTQVNPAVWEISGHMVLKRRKDYNDASEEYAWKLLSEVSLSEERFEEVKGYISEAADLQEAGDKSINPEPEKEIPDSPGPQVASHMPQDCLVLH
- the LOC104119100 gene encoding GDP-L-galactose phosphorylase 2-like isoform X1, producing MLTIKRVPTLVSNYQEDVPESNNVVGCGRNCLGKCCLPASRLPLYAFKNDDNEPIENDIDTLPGEDCQISFLNDLLLGLWEERMSQGLFRYDVTTCETKVIPGRCGFIAQLNEGRHLKKRPTEFRIDQVLQPFDENKFNFTKVGQDEVLFRFEPTTDYKAHYFSGVGVDAGISPSIVAINVSPIEYGHVLLIPRVLDYLPQRIDRDSFTAALHFARELADPFFRVGYNSLGAFATINHLHFQAYYLSVPFPVEKAPMRKILIRKGLGDTGVIVSKLLNYPVRGFAFEGGNGSTVRDLSDAVVNSCVSLQNKYIPFNILIAQSGKKIFLFPQYYAEKQALGVVDQELLDTQVNPAVWEISGHMVLKRRKDYNDASEEYAWKLLSEVSLSEERFEEVKGYISEAADLQEAGDKSINPEPEKEIPDSPGPQVASHMPQDCLVLH